TTTCTACAGCCGCCACATCATTTAACATCCCCGGAGGAGTAATGTTCATATTCCTAGCCTGTGCAGAAATCTGCTGCTGCGTACGAAACAAGCATTCTGCCATCTGATTTGCTGACTGCATTTCCGCAGAAAACCGCTCTATACCGGCATTCATAAACACTTGGGGAGTAGATGCCGATGTCCACGTCGGCTCCGGCACCTTAACCGGTACATTGTTGACCCTCTCCAACTCCTCCTGATACCGAGCCAGTTCAGCCGAAGCGCTTGCCATCTCCTGCTGTGCTGCTACCATAGAAGCTGTATCGAACGCTGCACTTGTTGCATTTTGTGCAGAATAAAAACTGCTCACCATGAGATTCATCGAGTTAATAATCGACTTCAGCACAGGTGTCATCTGGTCATTTATCTGAATAGAGGTTGATATACCTGCCATATTTTCTCCTTTCTACTACGATTTTAAAATTACTATTCTTGAATGTTTACCTGAAATGTAATACAATTAAAGAATAGAGAGGGGAATATTATGAAGAAAATATTTATTAAAATCATTTTAGGGACAACACTTTTTGCAATTTCTCCCACAATTACGTCACTGGCCGGTTCATGGCAAACCGTCAATAATGATTGGAAATACCAAAATGATGACGGCTCATATGTAATGGATGCATGGCTATCCGATAACAACTCGAATTATTATTTTGATTCCAGTGGAATTATGCTGAAAAACACGCTTAGTCCTGACGGCTTTCCTTTAGGCCGTGACGGAAAAAGATTATCCGCTGATGAAGCCCTTCCCCTTGTTTTTCCCGGAACGGAAGCTGATTACGATGCCTACACTAATGCCATGACCGATTACTTCTACGGATACCATAAACAATTCACTGATGAATATGCCAGTATTCATGTAATCGTGTTAGACGTTTACAGCAATCAGAACTATCAAAACGCGCGAAATGCAATCAACAGCTTGGACACTTTTAACTTTGCCCCATACATGCTTTCAGATTTCATTGGAATCAGAAAAATAACAACACTTGATGAAATCTTTAGAATCGAATCAAAATATTATATGTCTGAACTCGTTCAGGCTTCCGAACAACAGGATTCTGCTTATAGGCAAGAAATTCTTAATAAAATGGACCTTTCCGCCGATAAATACTTTAGTGGCATTAATTCTTTAATTGATCGTTCCATCTTATGGGGTGAGGATTTCAACTAAAATGACACCCTCGTAAAATCAAAACTTTTAGGTATAACAAAAGGCACCTGGATTTCTCCTGGTGCCTTTCATCATATTTCACAACTTGTTGGTTTTTGATCTGCAATCAACCGTTGTTGCAGCTTCATTATCTTAATGCTTTCCATAGACGTTCCCCAAAAGTCTACATGTTGATTAGTTCCATTTTTTGTAACATAATGAATCACGAAAAAGCTTCTGGGCGCTTCGCCTTTTCCATAAACCCGACCAGAAGCCCCTTTATACTTAAGCATATAATCAACTTCTGGCAATTGCTCAATTGATTGAACTCTGCTACGCTCCAATCTAACCTCAACTTTGGGGACTGACTGTGCTAAAATCAAATCCGTTTCCTGTAATATGATCCTGCAGGCGTGGTCTGCTATAAAATTAGGTAATTCCCCATCATAATACATAGCTCTAACATCTATATCTTTATACTTCTTTCCAAATAACCCCATTAAGTATCCCCCCTTAAACTTGATAGGGTTATTATATCATTTTATCATTCCGACATCTACCTTTTCCTCGGCTTTTTCATCTTCTTCCCTTCTTTTCTCTCCTGCTCCATCTTCATCTGCACCGCTGCCACCACATAAGCCTGTTCCTGAACCTCCAGATCTAGGAATTCATGCGGCCATCTGTGGAGCTTATGGAGGCAATAGTAGGCAATGTTTGCCTCCATATCACCCCCATTGATCAGTTTTTTGCTTCATCCACCTTGTCCTGGAACGCCTGATCGAACCCATGATACGCCTGGATCTTGCTTATAAACTCATTATATTCTCCCGGATCATCAATCATCTCAACCAAAAGCTGGTCCGCCCCCATGACGCCATAAGAATCCTGCAATTCCCTATCATTTAAATTCGGATACACAATACAGGCCGCAGCCATTTTAGCCAGGTATCGGTTCGTATTTAGTTTCGGTCTGTATAGCCCCGGCTTCCCGGTCACCTGTACATCCATCGTGGATTCATCGCGAATCGTATTGTCCTCCTTTGTGGTGAGCGGTCTTACCTCCCACAGGAGCGGAGCTCCCGCCTCATCCGTCAGGCTCCTGGTCGCCACGACCTTCAGATTCTCCTTGATCACCTTATTCTTTTTCAAAAACCTGCTCAAGTCTCCCATATATCCTTATCCTCTCTTTCTCTTACAGCATTCCCTGCAGTGCCTTAAATGTTTCCGGGATCTCCCAGTCCTCAAAAGTAAAGTCCAGGTCCTCATCCAGATACTCTGCATCTGCATCAAACTTCGCCAGGATCCCTCCATCTACATTACAGTCTTTCAGGATTATCGTCTGACGCCCCACACTGGAGGTCGGGTCCTCATTAGTCACCTGGATATCAAAATACACATCCTCCCCAGTCTCCTTATACCGGTACAGAAGCTGCCGGAAAATGCTGGTATTGTAGTGAAAGGTCGCTGATCCGCTCCCTTTCCATCCCGTAGTCTTGTTCCCCTTCCCAGTCTTCCCAAGGATCGGGACCTCTGACTTCGTCTTTTCCATACTGGCCTCCAGGTTGATGGCCTGCATAAAATTATACCGGTTGCCATCGATCGTCACAAAGCATTCCGCCAGGGAGGCGCTCACCGCGTCTTTCGCATTCATTGTCTGCATATCTCGTCTCTCCTTCCTATTCAATCACAACGGTCATGTAAAGCTGGTCCATGCAGCTGATCGGCTGCACCGGGGCGCTCACCACAACAGAGCGACGGCTCTCACCCGCCGCCACCGTGATCCGCTCCGAATCTACCGCCTCGATCGCCCGCTGCGCCGCCAGGGATTTATAAAAGGTCACCATCTCATTCCATAAGCTGACCCGCCCGGAAGCGTCGTTTGGTACCTGTCCCATAAAACGCTCCGCAAACAGGGATGCGATCCCATTCCCGATCGTATCCAGCACACGGATGGTCTGGTTGTCCGCGAAGTCCGCGTTCTTTTCCTCAGTGAACGTGACCAGGGTATTGATGTCCCGCAGCACACGCACCTCATCCCCCACCTGGTGGAGCAGGAATTTCCCCGCCTTGATCCCATCTGAAAGCTGGGTCTGGGTATATGCGACGCTGACTGTATACTCACCGTCATAAACCTTGTTCGTGTTCGACTTATTCACTGCACAGGCCGCCGAGGCCCCGGCTACCCAGTAAACCAGTCCCGGCTCCAGCTGGGCAGCACGGTTTTCTACAGAAATAACGCCCTCATAGTCCGCATTAGATGCCCGGTATGCGACCACCTGGATCTTAATCCCCAGTTCATCACGGAGCCGCTTTGCATACGCAACAAACAGGTTCACCGTTGATTCATCCTTGACCGGACAGCCAATGACATTTACGGTCTTCTGTTCTGCCGCATCCAGGAAGTTCTGATACGCCTCCCCTGCCACGGTCCCATCTTCGCCTCCGGCAAGCGGTGTCCCTGCAGTCTCTGTAAGCGCGGCCTCCTTCTTGAACACAACAAAACCATTATCCTTCAACTCCGATGACGCAGTTACAGTCTGAGTGTCTACGACCATTGTCTCCATCATGGTCTTCACATCAAACAGGTTCTCATCCTCCACATTTTTCTGAATGACCAGCCTGACCGCATTCCCACGCGCTCCGCTGTACCTTGCCTCAGCATAATCATTGGATGCCTTAGAGCCTCCGCTGTTAACACGGTACACATATACGGTACTCGCATTCCGGAACATCTCCCGGAAAGGAAGCATTTTTGCCGCTGTCCTGGGATATCCCAGGGTCAGAAGGCTGTCTTTCTCAAACTCTTCCCTTGTGATCTTCACGACCTCCTGTTCCAGTCCCCAGTCCAATTCCATCGGCATTGCCACAGCGCCCTTTACGGCACCCTCTGCCGCCATTGCCGTGCTCATGAAATTAATATAAGCCCCCGGCAACCCCTTGTTCTGATCAATAAAAGTTCCGCCACCTAACATCTACATCACCCTTCCTTTCAAATATACTTCTAACAGGCCGTCCACTTCCTCCAGGGAATACTCTTTCCCTTCCTTGAGCAGCGCATTGATTAGGTCCCTCTTCCCGCGGTAACGACTGGAATTAAGGATCTGCTCCTTTCCATACCGCGCACCGGCTCTGTCCGTAGCTGCCCCGGCCCCTGCGGCTGTCTTCACTGTCTTCACTTCCCTACTGCTTCTTTTCACTGCCAACGCCTGCACCTCCTTTCCATTTCAGCTCCCCCATGGCGTCCACTGCCTCCGCAGGAGCCATCAGGTACATGTTATAACTGACAAAAAAATTCAGGATCCCGTCCTCGATCCGGAAGCTCCTCCCTGTTCCCCGCAGCATATCCCCGTTTGCCAGGATGATGTACTCCATCCCGTCAAACAAAGTATCCGTCACCTGGTTAAGCTCACGGCTTTTATCCGCTTTGCTCTCCTCCGGGATGTACTGGATGCAGAAGTTGGTCTCCTGATAAGATCTCCGTCCCAGCATCGGTTTCCGGGATGGCTCCAGGACAGAGACAAAAAAACAGGGTTCCACAAGCCCCTGCTCCACCCGATCCGTATAAATGGCCGCTTCATCACCAAACAGCACACCTAAGCGCCTTGTGACCGCGTCCATGATCTCATTCACCATCCAGGCACCTCCTTAAATACTCCTCCAGCTTTTTCTCCAGGAGCTTTGGCGTGGCCTTCTCTATCTCCTTTTCCGAGATGGTCATCATAAGCTTTCCGGGAACCCATCCCTTCTTGAGCCGCCTTCCAAGTGCCGGGACATATCTGCCAGGTTCCTGACGATGGCCATATTCCACATAGGAAGCGTACTCGGTCGGATTGAAAATCTCAACCTGATAGCCGTCCCCTGTCTTCTGAATATCGCCTACAGTCCAACTCCGCTTCAAGGTCCCGCCAACATATCCGGACCAGTATTTTTGCAGGATTGCGCCCTCCCTTGAAAGGAAAGCACTTGATTTTCCACCACTTCCTTTTGCCTTCACAATTTTGGGTGCCTTAGTTAGATAATCCGGTTTTTCACCTGTCGGTGTTCGCTTCACTATCTTCTGTAACAGCCGCGCCGCCAATTCCCTAGCGCACTCCCTGCAGAATGCATCCTTTCCCTTCTCGATCGCCTCGATCTGCTTCTGCAGCTTCCTTACCTCCCGGAAATCAAAACTGCCGCCCTTTGCCATCACGCATACCCCTTCCATAAATCCAGCACGATCTCCTGGTGAGAAGAATACACCGCCGCCTTCCCGCTCTGGGCATAGCTCTCACTCCGTCCATGCTGGGTGACCTCGATCCGGCTTCCCGGAGGGATCAATAATTCCGGCGCCAGGAACAGCTTGATGGTCTGTGCCACCTGCGTAACCGTCCCCGTACCGGCTGCCGGAGCCGCGCTGGAAAAGGACAGATGGCAGGGGATCCCTTCCTGTACCAGGGCCTCCTCCTGCCGCGTCACCATCGTCTCCGGGTCCTTTACCGCCTTCATCCCGTAGATCCTGCATGTACCGTCGCAAGTGGCCTCCAGGGCCTTTCTGTGCAGCCTCTGCGCCTGCCTAATCGCATCCATCATCATCCTACCACACCAGCCTTCTATACCGGTTGAGCTGCCCCTGATAGTCCTTCAGGATGCCGCCGCCCAACGCCTCCGCTGCATTCACAAACCCGGTGGACGTGTCCCCTTCCGAGATGGAGGCCACCATGACAGGCGCCCCCTCCCCTCCCGGCCGGTCATACCGGTATAAGTCCACTGCCATCCGGTATGCTGTGTTGATGAGTCCCTCCGGCACGGCATCCAGGTTGCAGTAATTCTTCACTGTTTCTTCCACATCATCCAGGATAAACCGCAGGGGGACGTCCTGGGAGGCGTCTTCCTCCGGGATCCCCAGCAGCCCTTTCAGTTTCCCCAGCTCCAACTTCCCATGCTCCATGCCGGCCACCTGCCTTTACCCCCTGGAAATGATCCGCGCGATCGGGATGGCCTTATGGTCGATCACCTTGAGCCCCGCCCCGGTTCCGCCATTGTTCACCAGCGTCCAGTTCTCACCGTTTGCCAGCTCTTCATTGGTCGGGGAAAGGGATGCCTGGCGCTTCTTCGTATAGGAGATCCCATACGGTGCATAACAGGCGCGGTCCCTGGTATACAGGGTCGTCTCCCCGCCGTTGGTCTTCGGGTCGCGCTGCATCTCATTGGGTACCTCCGCACCGATCTTCTCAAAATCGATGGCGCCGTCTCCCAGCACGTAGGTGGTGAACTTATCATAGGCCGCAGCCGCAGGCACATAGCCTTCCGTCCCTGCAGTGCCGCTCTCCTCCACCGCATCCACATGCTCCACCGGCATGGAATCATCCACGATCACCGCCCGGCCATTCCAGGTGCCGATCGCAAGGTCGCGCTGGATCCCGTCTGCATCCGTATACTTCATATAGGACAGCAGCCGCAGGTTCTCCAGGTTAGTCGCCGTGGTGGAATGCATGATCGCAATGGTGAACTTCGATTTATTGTCGCCGGACGCCTTCTGGATCGCGGTGTTCAGGGTAGTCGGCCCTACGCAGCTTAGCGGGTTCCCGTCCTTGTCCTCACCGGCCACTGCCGTGATGTCATAAGTGTGCCCGTTTACAAACTCCAGGTTCTTTGCCCCGGTCATTGCAAAGATGCCTTTCAGAACCGACAGGAGCACATCCTGGTACACGTCATCCCACCAGCCGGACACCTGCGCCGCCACGTTGTCCATGAAATCTGTACCGCCGGTGATGTCCGTGGAGAAATCATCCTCTGTCCAGGCCTTCGATCTGCCCCACACCACCACGCTGCGCTCAAAGGTGGTCGTCCTCTCGGAGGTGATATCCGTCTTGCCGTCATAGTTGAGCGGCGCACCCTCCAGAAGCCCCTTCATCGGCAGGGTCGCATACGCCGTGCCGGTCTGGGAGCTGAACGCCTGCCGGATCTGTTCATTGCCCTTTAAGGCCCTGGACTTGATCAGCTCATTCCGCTTTGTCTTCGGGATCCGGTCCACATATCTGCCGAACGCCTCCGGGTTAAATGTCTTTTCATTAAATTTTGCCATGTCTTATCTCATCCTTTCTCTTTACTCAATCGCTGCGCCCGGATTTGCCTCCAGGTATTTGCACATCTCACTGTAGGTCATTTCAGACGGTTTCTTATCCTCCGGCGGGGTCCCCTTCCCCTCTGCCGGCTTCCCGCCTTTGATCTGGGTCTGCTGTGTTTTCTCCTCCTTGAACAGGAATGCTTTTTCTTTCTTAAGGGTTTTCAGCTGCTCCTCCAGGCCGGTGACCTTCCCGTCCTCCGACAGGATCAGCTTGCTCTTGTCAAACAGCCCCATTACCAGGTCCGCATCCTGTGCCGTGTCTCCCAAAGCCAGCTTGATCGCCGTGGAGAGCTTCAGCTCCTTCATATCCGCCTCGTACTGCTGCTTTGCCGCAAGGTTATCCGCCTGCAGGTCCGCGATCTGCTTCATCAGCGCTTCATTGTCACCGGCTGACTTCTTGAGGTTCTCAAGCTGTCCGTCCCGCTCTGTTACCTGCCCTGCCAGGGTGTCCCGCTCCTGTTTAAGTGCATCGTAGTCTGTCTTGGCTTTGCCGATATCCGCGGAGTTCTCATCCAGGATCTTGTCGATCGCCTCTTTCTCCAGGCCCAGGTTCTCTAAAAACTTTCTCTGCATCATTCTGCCATCCTTTCCTCATCGCTTTTTCTCGTGGTCGCTCCACCTGATTCCTTGATGTCTGCCCAGTTTCGCGTCATGTGGCAGGACATAAAAATAACACCCAGAGGGAACTCTGCGTGCTAAGTTTCGTGGGTTGCGATATCGCAACAAAAATGGGGATAAAAATACCACCGGCCATTTACTGACTGGTGGTATCACTTATCACTCACTTGTTCCAAATACCTTTTATAGCTTTCCTGCGCCTCTTTAGGTGCATCCTTTTTTATAACTGGGATATGATTTTTAAACTCCCACCACTCCTTGTTACTTCTCCAATACAAATCAACATTTTTCACTTGACTTCCCCCTTCAATAATCTCAGAAATTCTCTCGTAAAATCAGTATCATCGGCACTATTTTTAGCTAAAACCTCTGGTATAATTTCTTTAAACCGTTTGGCATTAAACCGGTACTCCTGATCTTCTCGTGAGCCATGATACGTTATTGAATATTGAGATACATTTTCAGATAAATATAGCAATGTTTCATCTATCGTTACTTCTTCTTTGTATATATTATAATATGCTTTTCTTGCTAATTCAAGCCCCCTCTCTCCTTTTACAGAAGCGATAAGATGTCCTGATTCATGAATTGCAATATCCCTTGTGTTCTTTGAAGCAAATATTCCTGAGTTTTGCATATTCCTCTCGGTGACCATACGATCTCTTAATGCCTTGGTATTAAATGTTATCGTTCCTCCCCTGGTATCTGCAAAATCATCATCGTTCATTTTATCAGAAAATGACACTGTCAACTTTTTAGGCATATATTCTGGAAAATCAGTTTTCATTTTATCCAAAGAGTCTATCTGTTCTTTTAAAATATCCGGGTCTCCATCAAACTGCTTTAAATTAAAGACTTTTATGTCATGCTCTGATGCATATTCTAGTAATTCCTTTTTTTCTGCTTCTGATAAAAATCTTGGCTTTGTATCATTCCAATTTAGACCGGATATCGATGCCATCTTACCTGAATCATTATTCATGCCTACAAACTTCTTTTCCCACTCCCGATACTTCATATTCGCCGGCACATAATAAGTCTCACCAGTTTCCTCATTCCTGGCCGCCCGTTCCTCCCCATCCGTGAACTCATCATCAAAATACGGCACCGTGGTTGATCGGCAGTTAGGATGAAATGGCGGCGCCGTCACTCCGACCTCATAGTCCTTCATATCAAAGACCTTCCCGTCCATCTCCCGGCAGATCTCCGAGGTCTTCCCATCCAGTGTGGCCAGGATCTCATACTGCTCCATCCCCAGCTCCTTTAAGGTGTCCTTCTGGGCCGCTGAAGCGATCGCTGCCGATTCCGTCATGATCAACCTCCCCGCCTGCGCACGGCTGACATCCATGGTCCTTGCCAGGCTGTCAATAGCCTTCTGCGGCGATTCCCCTCGGATGATGTTCTGCGTCAGCTCCGTGTGGAGGCTGTTCACCAGCTTCTGCCTGTTGGTCCAGATCCGGTCCGAGAAACTGGCCCCGTCCTGCGCCCATGGCCTCTTGATGACCGCATCGATGCGCTTATCATCCAGACGCGCCAGGTTTGTGCCAACGCCAGTCCCCTTTGCTATCTCGTATGCCGTATGGTAAAAGCCATCCGCATAAGACTTGTGCAGGAAATCCGTCATGCCGCCCTCAAACTCTGCGGACAGAAGCTCCGCGTGCTGCTGGGCCTGGAGCTTCATGGCTTCCAGGTATGAGATATGATGCCTGGCGGACGCATTCTCAAGCTCCTTCATCCAGCGCCGGTCAATGGCATTTTCCTCCCCGGCTTTTATGTACTGCTGGACGTCCCATTTAAACTCCTCCAGTTCGCCCTTCTTCAGCAGCCGCTTGGCTGCCGCATAGCTGATATCGTTGTTTTCCGCCAGCCGCATGTACCACCGCTCAATATCCAGCTGGATACTGTTTGAGGCCCGCCGGAACTGCTCCTGGACATCTTTATAATACCCTGCCCCCTTCCGGTACTGGTCATCCTCCAGGGCTGCCATCCGCCCTTTCCAGTAATCAGGATTCTTCTTTGCCATCTATCCCATCACCGCCCTGCTCCCCGGCTTCCTTCCCCTGCCCCGCAAATGCCTGCTGGTACGGGTCCATCTGCTCCATCTGCTTCTGTTTTTCCTCCTCCAGCATCCTCAGGGCTTCGTCTGCATCCTCCACCCACGGGTGCTTCTGTAGGATCAGCTTCGTCGGAAGGAGTCCTACCGATTTCACACAGTTGTCGATCAGTTCACTCTCATTGACCAGGAAATTCCGGTTGAAGGTAATGTCCACTTCCTCCTGCTCAAAATCCCCCTGCCCGGTGCTGGCCAGATACTGGTCCACGAACCACAGAAGGTCCTCAAACGCCGCCTGGTATTCCGTCTCCATGTCCTGGGCATCCAGCTCGATGTCCTGGTAAATGGTCTGGATATGCATCTGGTTGGCATCCCCGGAAAGCCTTGCGTCCCTGGCATCATAGGTCTTGCAGTTCTCGATCAGTGCCTGCTTGAAGATCTCCAGGATCGCCCTGTAGTTCTCTGCATCCACCTCCACCGTAAGGGTCCGCACGTCCCCACCTGCTCCACTGCCGTCATTGCGCACTTTCACTGCGCCATACTGGGACAGGTTCTTGCGGAACTCGCCCAGGTTTGTCCCATCGTAGTTTACGACCACCAGGATCGTGTTCCTGGCATCCTCACACATGTTGTTCTCAAAGGTACTGACCATCAGGTTGATGCCGTCCTGCAGGCCCTTACAGCATTTGATCAGCGGGATCTCATGGGCATTGCGCTTGAATGCAATGAGCGGCACCCGGTCCCAGTTGTATGGCACCTCTTTATGCTGCCCATCCGGGTCATGCTGCTCCACCAGGTAGTGGGCGCCGGAAGGATGCATAACATCCGGGATCAGATGGCTCCCATCAAGCTGGTACCGGTCCACGCCGCTTCTGGAGTACAGCTCAAAAAATTCATAGGTCTTTTCTGTCTCTCCTTCGTACCCATCCAGCTGGTAGAGCCTCCCGAAACAGTCCAGCTCCGTGTGCTCCTCGTCCGCCCAGAACGGGATCACCTCGTAGTTGCTGAACCGCTTAAACTGCAGCACCCCCTGGTCATTGTAGTAAGGGTACAGATACCCGATCCCTCCGCTTATGGAATCCCCGGCGATCCGCTTTAAACTACGAAGGAACCGCTTATCCAGGACCACTTTGATCGCCTCGGCGTACTCCTCATTTTTACTGGTGACCGTGAATGGCTTGGACAGGAGGTAATTCTTCTTCTGGTCCACAGCCTTCTGGTACTGGTTATCCACGATCCGGTTATCCGGCAGGTTCTTTGCCGGCTCCAACTCACCCTTCTCATTGATGACGGTCCGCGGCGTATGCTGGATGTCGTGGTCTCCCTGGTAGTACCGTTCCGCCAGGATCATATCCCGACGCACCGGCGACTGCTTCCATTTCTCGATCTCTTTTTCCAGGAACCGGATGTCCGTCATCCTGGTCCTTACCCCTGCGTTGACGACCGCGTTGATCCGCCGCGTCTCGCTGCCGTATTCTATCATCCTTATCACCTTCCTCCTGTTATTCAAAACTGAACACGTCTCCCGCACCGATCTTTTCCGCGATCCCCGTGGTTGCATCAGGGGCGTCGTCGTGCCGGTTCTTTCCTTCCCTCTGGTACTTTATCATGGCGTCATGGTATTCCGGCCAGCGGTTCCGCCAGTCCTCCGGGAAATAGATATGCTGCATCACCCAGGCGGAATTGGAATAGATCCGCGCCTGCTTGTTCTTCGTCTGGCTGAACCAGCGGATGACCGTATGGTTGCTCCCCAGCTCCTGATGGAGGATCCGCTCCACGTTCCGGGCGAAGCCGCGGCCGCCATTGTTGGACTCGATGTCGGAGACATTTACCGCATCCTTATGGAGCAGCCTGGCTGTGGCCGGCTCCGTGGTTTCCATCGGCTCCTTGGTATACAGGACATCCAGGACATAGGCCTCATTTGTAAACGTTACACCATAGTTGATGCTGCAGAGATAATCCTCTCCGGTATCCGCCGTATCGGTATAGTTGCGGATCTCTTTAAACTGCGGCAGCTCCCCGGCGTAGGTTTTCAGGCTGGTGTACAGCCTGCCCTTAAGGTCGATCGGCTCCTGCTGGTAGTTGGCAGATGCAATGTCTGCACCCATGGCCTTTATCTTTGCCTGATAGGACTTATAGGACAGGACCTCGGGACAGAGCATCTCATGCATCTCTGGATCCAGCAGCGCTTTCATGGAGATGTGGCGGAGCTTTGCCCCGGATTCTTTGAAATGCTCCAGTGCACGGCCCGCCAGGTCATCTGAGGCCCAGCGGGTCATGATGATGATGATCTTGCCGCCTTCCTCCAGACGGGACAGCATCGTATCCGTGAACCAGGTCCAGTGCTTTTCCTTGGTCAGCTCATTGTTGGCCTCCTCTGCGTTCTTGATAAGGTCGTCGATGATCAGAAGGGAAGCGCCGAAACCTGTCGCTGTACCGGTGGGGGATGTTGCTAAATAGTTGTTGTACCCACCTTCCAGGCTCCAGAGGTTCATGGCACCGTCACCCTGCTTGATCCGGACGCCAGGGAAGATGTCAGAGAAGACGATCCGGTCCTGGTCGGCTTTCTCCTCCTGGATGTCGTTGCGGACGTTCTTGGAGAACATGGTGGACAGCGTCTCATTGTACGAGCCAGTCATGATCTTCTGGGTCTGGTCATTTCCCAGTACCCATTCGACCAGCAGGCCGGCCGTGCGGCTTTTTCCGTGGCGCGGCGGTTCATTTACAATCATCACCTCATCATCGGACTGGATAAAATCCTGGAATGCGTTGCAGAGGTCGATCAGGTACTGCCTGTCCTCCTTGTAGAAGTCCGGTGCCTTTAAATGGCAATAAAAAAAGAACTCGCGCCGTGCAAGCTCTATCTTTGCTCCTCTTATAAGCATGTCTCTATCCACCATGGATCAACTTCTTTAGTTCTTCGGTTGTGAGGCCGGCATAGGGGTTGGTGGACTTCACTTCGCCAGACAACTCCATGTCCTGTTTATCCCGCCATTTGTCGGGACGGCGGTTCTTCAGCCAGAAGATCTGGGCGGTGGTGTCAGGTACGACCTCCTTGGTCTTCCGCTCTGCCAATATCATTTTGGTTTTAGGGAACTGTTCCTTAATCAGCATCAATTCCGAATCGGTAGCTTCCGGATGCTCGAATCGATAGAGCTTCATATACTGGGTCAGTTTCTCATCGTATTCTGCCAGTTCCATCGGAACACTGATATATTTGTCTTCGTTGTAGGCATAACCAAGGGCGCGTTTCAGCAACGCATTCTCCACCTGGATGTCTACAACCTCCTTGCCCTTTTTTAGGGACTCCGAAATCTCCGAATACCGCTTTTTC
This portion of the Clostridium sp. AN503 genome encodes:
- a CDS encoding phage tail tube protein — its product is MQTMNAKDAVSASLAECFVTIDGNRYNFMQAINLEASMEKTKSEVPILGKTGKGNKTTGWKGSGSATFHYNTSIFRQLLYRYKETGEDVYFDIQVTNEDPTSSVGRQTIILKDCNVDGGILAKFDADAEYLDEDLDFTFEDWEIPETFKALQGML
- a CDS encoding phage tail sheath family protein, with amino-acid sequence MSTAMAAEGAVKGAVAMPMELDWGLEQEVVKITREEFEKDSLLTLGYPRTAAKMLPFREMFRNASTVYVYRVNSGGSKASNDYAEARYSGARGNAVRLVIQKNVEDENLFDVKTMMETMVVDTQTVTASSELKDNGFVVFKKEAALTETAGTPLAGGEDGTVAGEAYQNFLDAAEQKTVNVIGCPVKDESTVNLFVAYAKRLRDELGIKIQVVAYRASNADYEGVISVENRAAQLEPGLVYWVAGASAACAVNKSNTNKVYDGEYTVSVAYTQTQLSDGIKAGKFLLHQVGDEVRVLRDINTLVTFTEEKNADFADNQTIRVLDTIGNGIASLFAERFMGQVPNDASGRVSLWNEMVTFYKSLAAQRAIEAVDSERITVAAGESRRSVVVSAPVQPISCMDQLYMTVVIE
- a CDS encoding DUF6838 family protein; this encodes MVNEIMDAVTRRLGVLFGDEAAIYTDRVEQGLVEPCFFVSVLEPSRKPMLGRRSYQETNFCIQYIPEESKADKSRELNQVTDTLFDGMEYIILANGDMLRGTGRSFRIEDGILNFFVSYNMYLMAPAEAVDAMGELKWKGGAGVGSEKKQ
- a CDS encoding HK97 gp10 family phage protein, with the protein product MAKGGSFDFREVRKLQKQIEAIEKGKDAFCRECARELAARLLQKIVKRTPTGEKPDYLTKAPKIVKAKGSGGKSSAFLSREGAILQKYWSGYVGGTLKRSWTVGDIQKTGDGYQVEIFNPTEYASYVEYGHRQEPGRYVPALGRRLKKGWVPGKLMMTISEKEIEKATPKLLEKKLEEYLRRCLDGE
- a CDS encoding phage head-tail connector protein, with the protein product MEHGKLELGKLKGLLGIPEEDASQDVPLRFILDDVEETVKNYCNLDAVPEGLINTAYRMAVDLYRYDRPGGEGAPVMVASISEGDTSTGFVNAAEALGGGILKDYQGQLNRYRRLVW
- a CDS encoding phage coat protein — its product is MAKFNEKTFNPEAFGRYVDRIPKTKRNELIKSRALKGNEQIRQAFSSQTGTAYATLPMKGLLEGAPLNYDGKTDITSERTTTFERSVVVWGRSKAWTEDDFSTDITGGTDFMDNVAAQVSGWWDDVYQDVLLSVLKGIFAMTGAKNLEFVNGHTYDITAVAGEDKDGNPLSCVGPTTLNTAIQKASGDNKSKFTIAIMHSTTATNLENLRLLSYMKYTDADGIQRDLAIGTWNGRAVIVDDSMPVEHVDAVEESGTAGTEGYVPAAAAYDKFTTYVLGDGAIDFEKIGAEVPNEMQRDPKTNGGETTLYTRDRACYAPYGISYTKKRQASLSPTNEELANGENWTLVNNGGTGAGLKVIDHKAIPIARIISRG
- a CDS encoding phage scaffolding protein, with protein sequence MMQRKFLENLGLEKEAIDKILDENSADIGKAKTDYDALKQERDTLAGQVTERDGQLENLKKSAGDNEALMKQIADLQADNLAAKQQYEADMKELKLSTAIKLALGDTAQDADLVMGLFDKSKLILSEDGKVTGLEEQLKTLKKEKAFLFKEEKTQQTQIKGGKPAEGKGTPPEDKKPSEMTYSEMCKYLEANPGAAIE
- a CDS encoding minor capsid protein is translated as MAKKNPDYWKGRMAALEDDQYRKGAGYYKDVQEQFRRASNSIQLDIERWYMRLAENNDISYAAAKRLLKKGELEEFKWDVQQYIKAGEENAIDRRWMKELENASARHHISYLEAMKLQAQQHAELLSAEFEGGMTDFLHKSYADGFYHTAYEIAKGTGVGTNLARLDDKRIDAVIKRPWAQDGASFSDRIWTNRQKLVNSLHTELTQNIIRGESPQKAIDSLARTMDVSRAQAGRLIMTESAAIASAAQKDTLKELGMEQYEILATLDGKTSEICREMDGKVFDMKDYEVGVTAPPFHPNCRSTTVPYFDDEFTDGEERAARNEETGETYYVPANMKYREWEKKFVGMNNDSGKMASISGLNWNDTKPRFLSEAEKKELLEYASEHDIKVFNLKQFDGDPDILKEQIDSLDKMKTDFPEYMPKKLTVSFSDKMNDDDFADTRGGTITFNTKALRDRMVTERNMQNSGIFASKNTRDIAIHESGHLIASVKGERGLELARKAYYNIYKEEVTIDETLLYLSENVSQYSITYHGSREDQEYRFNAKRFKEIIPEVLAKNSADDTDFTREFLRLLKGEVK